A portion of the Leptospira kanakyensis genome contains these proteins:
- a CDS encoding M50 family metallopeptidase yields the protein MAEKPVKFVIFLSLILSLVAFWDHQFTSYLKEFVVLIHEICHATAALFSGGVVKGIALHGNEGGETIAIPASFRGSFILVVSAGYIGSSLVGAFLLRLGFQGRHARQTMILLGLFLISVSVLYSKLGDLAYLTGIFWGVGILVTGMLGETISILSLVFLGTSISLYSLYDLSDFAERLTETDAGILAFWMSGLGPEDLQNQEVPTVVVVLGYMIATLWSLLSIGIIFMSLRSSLSHEESHDFPEVEESFERFPGELSPEAKLWLEKRGVDPESGIVLPPNLFQDFPPKDNNP from the coding sequence ATGGCAGAAAAACCGGTTAAGTTTGTCATTTTTCTCTCTTTGATTTTGAGTTTAGTGGCGTTTTGGGATCACCAATTCACTTCCTACCTCAAAGAGTTTGTTGTACTCATCCATGAAATCTGTCATGCCACTGCTGCTCTATTCAGCGGGGGTGTTGTCAAAGGGATTGCTCTCCATGGAAATGAAGGAGGGGAAACCATCGCGATCCCTGCTTCTTTTCGCGGTTCCTTTATTTTGGTAGTTTCCGCAGGATACATTGGTTCTTCCCTTGTCGGAGCTTTTTTGTTACGCCTCGGATTCCAAGGCCGCCATGCTCGCCAAACAATGATTTTGTTAGGATTGTTTCTGATCTCTGTCAGTGTCCTTTATTCTAAACTAGGTGACCTTGCTTATCTTACCGGAATTTTTTGGGGAGTGGGCATTCTTGTCACTGGGATGTTAGGTGAAACCATTTCCATCCTTTCCTTAGTGTTTTTAGGTACTAGTATCTCTCTCTATTCCCTATATGATCTCTCTGATTTTGCAGAAAGATTAACCGAAACGGACGCGGGAATCCTTGCCTTTTGGATGTCTGGTCTCGGCCCCGAAGACTTACAAAACCAGGAAGTTCCCACTGTGGTTGTGGTTCTAGGTTACATGATCGCGACCCTTTGGTCTCTCCTTAGCATTGGAATTATTTTTATGTCTCTACGAAGTTCCCTCAGCCACGAAGAATCTCATGATTTCCCGGAAGTGGAAGAGTCGTTCGAAAGGTTTCCCGGTGAGCTTTCTCCTGAAGCAAAACTTTGGTTGGAAAAACGTGGTGTGGATCCCGAAAGTGGGATCGTTTTGCCCCCGAATTTGTTCCAGGACTTCCCTCCCAAAGACAACAACCCCTAG
- a CDS encoding PP2C family protein-serine/threonine phosphatase: protein MRELTITILSSLLFFLILLFAFIGFQNNNKRLPFYHYPSGLIANIGEGNRSHWGNSVVQEDLEKFESITDFTNIDSYPLHIKDNSGNIYEENFKLKTLRKTDVLGVFFSDLFLAFFSLAIAVYFYYSTRDALIFGFFLNFGLVILSNVFVLTFKNSIFLFILTLYLGSFLQYHLIYRLRGKEINSKWLLPQVLISFIMAMIASQEKSDMLLIDRIVLVAHAITILFGSINIFANIFEIVKSKPREEALLKRIILVFSIFLYVSLPISTLFFDRYPWFFINRSFIIITYFLFILSFFYGTYRYTFVPSLVIFTPSIVTLILVLIILGTYIGTIFVLDFILPIRYLKDRWVFNLIYLFLVTAYLIPLKLRVKELFDYWFFEQNPKLSEGINKITALLSSPLSMRKTILTINRTVKDTVNVSNIIILIPGDQFASTDLKNIDFVRISPQSEIWNYFTSTDRVTVTSHLEYGIGLRETLYNFLKGLNVQLAFPAYDSSSNKKNIQAMILIGEKLDKKYFSIGELKFINEVVKISGMLLENYSLLEDEIQKRKIVRDIQTASIVDNTLRLILPSEVKGIDYGYISKPAVGISGDYLDIIPISQTKMIVLLGDVAGHGLGTGFLVSAIKGIVREQLRNGTSLEGLFREINSFFRARYKGNEFMTLLGGIFDSKENIFKYVNAGHLSLIEMRADGQIKLHSKTQRVLGILETDYHAQELKLLPGTKLFLYSDGITEAFSERDEIFGEETLIEFLHFNAQKTVKEIPPLLESKMTNFRGNREQSDDITFIGLSFTPN from the coding sequence ATGAGAGAACTAACAATCACCATACTCTCTTCTCTTTTGTTTTTTTTAATCCTACTTTTTGCTTTTATTGGATTTCAAAATAACAACAAAAGACTTCCTTTTTATCATTATCCTTCGGGACTCATTGCCAATATAGGAGAAGGAAACCGTTCCCATTGGGGAAACTCAGTGGTTCAAGAAGATCTGGAAAAATTTGAATCCATAACAGATTTTACGAATATTGATTCGTATCCCTTACATATCAAAGACAACAGCGGAAACATTTATGAGGAAAATTTCAAACTCAAAACGCTTCGCAAAACAGATGTTCTCGGAGTCTTTTTTTCAGATTTATTTTTGGCCTTTTTTAGTTTAGCAATCGCAGTATATTTTTATTATTCCACAAGAGATGCTTTGATATTTGGTTTTTTTCTCAACTTTGGACTTGTCATTCTTTCTAATGTTTTTGTCCTCACATTTAAAAATTCTATCTTTTTGTTTATCCTAACTCTCTATTTAGGAAGTTTTCTCCAATATCATTTGATCTATAGACTTCGGGGAAAAGAAATCAACTCCAAATGGTTATTACCACAAGTTCTCATTTCATTTATCATGGCAATGATTGCCTCACAAGAAAAATCCGATATGTTGTTAATCGACAGAATCGTCTTAGTTGCTCATGCCATTACCATCTTATTTGGTTCGATTAACATTTTTGCCAATATTTTTGAAATCGTAAAATCAAAACCACGAGAAGAAGCTTTACTCAAACGGATCATACTTGTTTTCTCCATTTTCCTTTATGTATCACTTCCGATTAGCACTCTCTTTTTCGACAGATACCCTTGGTTTTTTATCAACAGATCCTTTATCATCATAACATATTTTTTATTTATACTTTCTTTCTTTTATGGAACTTACCGTTATACATTTGTTCCTTCATTGGTGATTTTTACACCGAGTATTGTCACTCTCATTTTGGTTTTAATTATTTTAGGAACCTATATCGGCACTATTTTTGTTTTAGATTTTATTCTACCCATTCGTTATTTAAAAGATCGTTGGGTATTTAACCTGATTTATCTTTTTTTAGTCACTGCTTATCTCATCCCTCTCAAACTAAGGGTCAAAGAATTATTCGATTATTGGTTCTTCGAACAAAATCCAAAATTAAGTGAAGGAATTAATAAAATCACTGCCCTTCTATCATCTCCACTTTCGATGCGAAAAACGATTCTAACCATCAACCGAACGGTAAAAGACACGGTAAATGTTTCCAATATCATCATCTTAATTCCAGGAGATCAATTCGCGAGTACCGACCTAAAAAATATCGACTTTGTTCGTATCTCACCCCAATCAGAAATTTGGAATTATTTTACAAGTACTGATCGTGTGACGGTAACTTCCCATCTTGAATATGGAATTGGTTTACGCGAAACTTTATATAATTTTCTAAAAGGACTCAATGTCCAATTGGCATTCCCAGCTTATGATTCTTCTTCGAACAAAAAAAATATCCAAGCAATGATTCTCATTGGAGAGAAGTTAGATAAAAAATATTTCTCCATTGGAGAATTAAAATTTATCAATGAAGTGGTGAAAATTTCGGGGATGTTACTCGAAAACTATAGTTTGTTAGAAGATGAAATTCAAAAAAGAAAAATTGTAAGGGACATCCAAACAGCATCCATTGTCGACAACACACTACGGCTCATTTTACCCAGTGAAGTCAAAGGAATTGATTACGGATATATTTCTAAACCGGCCGTGGGAATTTCTGGAGATTATTTAGACATCATTCCTATTTCCCAAACCAAGATGATTGTTTTGTTAGGTGATGTTGCTGGACATGGACTGGGAACCGGATTTTTAGTCAGTGCCATCAAAGGAATTGTGAGAGAACAATTACGAAATGGAACTTCACTCGAAGGATTGTTTCGTGAAATCAATTCGTTTTTCCGTGCAAGATATAAAGGAAACGAGTTTATGACTCTCCTCGGTGGGATTTTTGATTCCAAAGAAAATATTTTTAAGTACGTCAATGCAGGTCATCTTTCGCTCATTGAGATGCGGGCCGATGGACAAATCAAACTACATTCGAAAACACAACGAGTACTTGGAATTCTAGAAACGGATTACCACGCCCAAGAATTAAAATTACTGCCTGGAACCAAACTTTTCCTTTATTCGGATGGAATCACTGAAGCCTTCAGTGAAAGAGATGAAATTTTTGGTGAAGAAACATTAATTGAATTTTTGCATTTCAACGCACAAAAAACCGTAAAGGAAATCCCTCCCCTACTCGAATCCAAAATGACAAATTTTCGTGGGAACCGAGAACAATCGGATGATATCACATTTATTGGTCTTTCTTTTACACCGAACTAG